Proteins found in one Serinicoccus marinus DSM 15273 genomic segment:
- a CDS encoding vitamin B12-dependent ribonucleotide reductase, producing MTETTGSKTRTRRNGKGLTIERIFTTPGVHPYDQVTWESRDVVQTNWKTGDTIFEQRGVEFPDFWSANASTIVTTKYFRGAVGTDARETGLKQLVDRVVLTYTKAGKEHGYFATDEDAEIFEHELTYALVHQIFSFNSPVWFNVGTQSPQQVSACFILSVDDSMDSILNWYKEEGFIFKGGSGAGLNLSRIRSSKELLSSGGTASGPVSFMRGADASAGTIKSGGATRRAAKMVVLDVDHPDIEEFIDTKAREEDKIRALRDAGFDMDLGGDDIVSVQYQNANNSVRVSDEFMRAVEEKTDFGLTSRKDGSVVTTVDAKHLFTKMAQAAWECADPGIQYDGTINDWHTNPETGRITASNPCSEYMSLDNSSCNLASLNLMKFLREDDTFDVETYQKVAELVITAMDISICFADFPTDPIGETTRNYRQLGIGYANLGALLMATGHGYDSEGGRALAASLTSLLTGAAYKRSAELAGVVGPYNGYARNADAHKRVMRKHQAANDEIRTLHTMDSSVHKAATKAWDAVVKTGEKNGYRNAQASVLAPTGTIGFMMDCDTTGIEPDFSLVKFKKLVGGGSMQIVNQTIPRALNRLGYADETIEAIVEFIAENGHVIDAPGLKPEHYEVFDCAMGARAIRPMGHVRMMAAVQPFLSGAISKTVNLPESATVEDIAEVYLQGWKMGLKALAVYRDNCKVGQPLSDGKADKEKKADEVEAPVEKVVEYRPVRKRLPKRRSSQTTSFAVGGAEGYLTAGTYESGDLGELFLKFGKQGSTLAGVMDAFSIAVSIGLQYGVPLETFVEKFTNLRFEPAGMTDDPDVRMAQSIMDYVFRRLALDYLDFESRSFMGIHTAEERARQLETGSYAPLEPSNDDDDYEDELENYSQTAATTPAKKADKVEKVADQSGAGAADARKVDAEIHSSAELLEQFQGKVADAPICMTCGTKMRPAGSCYVCEGCGSTSGCS from the coding sequence ATGACCGAGACCACCGGGTCGAAGACGCGCACGCGCCGCAACGGCAAGGGCCTGACGATCGAGCGCATCTTCACAACACCTGGCGTGCACCCCTACGACCAGGTCACCTGGGAGAGCCGGGACGTCGTCCAGACCAACTGGAAGACCGGCGACACGATCTTCGAGCAGCGCGGCGTGGAGTTCCCGGACTTCTGGTCGGCCAACGCCTCCACCATCGTCACGACGAAGTACTTCCGCGGCGCCGTCGGCACCGACGCCCGCGAGACCGGTCTCAAGCAGCTCGTCGACCGCGTCGTGCTCACCTACACCAAGGCGGGCAAGGAGCACGGCTACTTCGCAACCGACGAGGACGCCGAGATCTTCGAGCACGAGTTGACGTATGCCCTCGTGCACCAGATCTTCTCCTTCAACTCTCCCGTGTGGTTCAACGTCGGCACCCAGAGCCCGCAGCAGGTCAGCGCCTGCTTCATCCTCTCGGTGGACGACTCGATGGACTCGATCCTCAACTGGTACAAGGAGGAGGGCTTCATCTTCAAGGGCGGCTCGGGCGCCGGCCTCAACCTCTCCCGCATCCGCTCCTCCAAGGAGCTGCTGTCCTCCGGCGGCACCGCCTCCGGCCCGGTCTCTTTCATGCGCGGCGCCGACGCCTCCGCGGGCACCATCAAGTCCGGTGGCGCCACCCGCCGCGCGGCCAAGATGGTCGTCCTCGACGTCGACCACCCCGACATCGAGGAGTTCATCGACACCAAGGCGCGCGAGGAGGACAAGATCCGGGCGCTGCGCGACGCCGGCTTCGACATGGACCTCGGCGGCGACGACATCGTGTCGGTGCAGTACCAGAACGCCAACAACTCGGTGCGCGTCTCCGACGAGTTCATGCGTGCCGTGGAGGAGAAGACCGACTTCGGCCTCACCTCCCGCAAGGACGGCTCGGTCGTCACCACCGTCGACGCCAAGCACCTCTTCACCAAGATGGCTCAGGCCGCGTGGGAGTGCGCCGACCCGGGCATCCAGTACGACGGCACCATCAACGACTGGCACACCAACCCCGAAACCGGCCGCATCACCGCGTCCAACCCCTGCTCGGAATACATGTCGCTGGACAACTCCAGCTGCAACCTCGCCTCGCTCAACCTCATGAAGTTCCTGCGCGAGGACGACACCTTCGACGTGGAGACCTACCAGAAGGTCGCCGAGCTGGTCATCACCGCGATGGACATCTCGATCTGCTTCGCGGACTTCCCGACCGACCCGATCGGCGAGACCACCCGCAACTACCGCCAGCTCGGCATCGGCTACGCCAACCTCGGCGCGCTGCTCATGGCGACCGGTCACGGCTACGACTCCGAGGGCGGCCGCGCGCTCGCCGCGTCGCTCACCTCGCTGCTCACCGGCGCCGCCTACAAGCGCTCGGCGGAGCTCGCCGGCGTGGTCGGCCCCTACAACGGGTATGCCCGCAACGCCGACGCGCACAAGCGCGTCATGCGCAAGCACCAGGCGGCGAACGACGAGATCCGCACGCTCCACACCATGGACTCCTCGGTCCACAAGGCCGCGACCAAGGCCTGGGACGCCGTCGTCAAGACGGGGGAGAAGAACGGCTACCGCAACGCGCAGGCGTCCGTGCTCGCTCCGACCGGCACCATCGGCTTCATGATGGACTGCGACACCACCGGCATCGAGCCCGACTTCTCGCTGGTGAAGTTCAAGAAGCTCGTCGGTGGCGGATCGATGCAGATCGTCAACCAGACCATCCCGCGGGCGCTCAACCGCCTCGGGTATGCCGACGAGACCATCGAGGCGATCGTCGAGTTCATCGCCGAGAACGGCCACGTCATCGACGCTCCGGGTCTGAAGCCTGAGCACTACGAGGTCTTCGACTGCGCGATGGGCGCCCGGGCGATCCGCCCCATGGGCCACGTGCGGATGATGGCCGCGGTGCAGCCGTTCCTGTCCGGTGCCATCTCCAAGACGGTCAACCTGCCGGAGTCGGCGACCGTCGAGGACATCGCCGAGGTCTACCTCCAGGGTTGGAAGATGGGCCTCAAGGCGCTCGCCGTCTACCGCGACAACTGCAAGGTCGGCCAGCCGCTGTCCGACGGCAAGGCTGACAAGGAGAAGAAGGCCGACGAGGTCGAGGCTCCCGTCGAGAAGGTCGTCGAGTACCGCCCGGTCCGCAAGCGGCTCCCCAAGCGCCGGTCCAGCCAGACCACGAGCTTCGCCGTGGGCGGCGCGGAGGGCTACCTCACCGCCGGCACCTATGAGAGCGGTGACCTGGGCGAGCTGTTCCTGAAGTTCGGCAAGCAGGGTTCGACCCTGGCCGGTGTCATGGACGCCTTCTCCATCGCCGTGTCGATCGGGCTGCAGTACGGCGTGCCGCTGGAGACCTTCGTCGAGAAGTTCACCAACCTGCGCTTCGAGCCGGCCGGTATGACGGACGACCCGGACGTGCGCATGGCGCAGTCGATCATGGACTACGTCTTCCGCCGCCTGGCGCTGGACTACCTGGACTTCGAGAGCCGGTCGTTCATGGGCATCCACACCGCGGAGGAGCGGGCCCGCCAGCTCGAGACCGGGTCGTATGCCCCGCTCGAGCCGTCGAACGACGACGACGACTACGAGGACGAGCTGGAGAACTACAGCCAGACCGCCGCCACCACGCCAGCCAAGAAGGCCGACAAGGTGGAGAAGGTCGCAGACCAGTCCGGTGCCGGCGCCGCCGACGCCCGCAAGGTCGACGCGGAGATCCACTCCTCGGCCGAGCTGCTCGAGCAGTTCCAGGGCAAGGTCGCTGACGCGCCGATCTGCATGACCTGCGGGACGAAGATGCGTCCGGCTGGGTCGTGTTATGTCTGCGAAGGCTGCGGCAGCACCAGCGGCTGCAGCTGA